A genome region from Gopherus flavomarginatus isolate rGopFla2 chromosome 9, rGopFla2.mat.asm, whole genome shotgun sequence includes the following:
- the LOC127057815 gene encoding uncharacterized protein LOC127057815 produces MQSPENQKRAPAWTTREVLDLIAVWGEDSMLTELRSKRRNEKTFEKITKDMVQKGHTRDSVQCCVKVKELRQAYQKTKDANGKSGAGPKTCRFYAELHAILGGSATSTPLLSVDSEVGVVIAAMAENSADGEDEEDELVESTQHSVLPNSQELFLTLTELPSQPSQAIIPDNEAMEGTSAGNFSSLPTPSRRLSQISQRKKKTRDEMFSEIMEVTCNERAHLNEWKDMVAKYRKDASEREDRRDARDERWRQEDQRWWDTTLGLLRDQTDMLRHMMELQEWQQDQTGAAAALYNHPPPSSCSLASLPTR; encoded by the exons atgcagtctcctgagaatcaaaaaagagctccagcatggaccacacgggaggtactggatctgatcgctgtatggggagaggattccatgctaacagaactccgttccaaaagacgaaatgaaaaaacatttgaaaaaattaccAAGGACATGGtgcagaaaggccacaccagggactcagtacagtgctgtgtgaaagttaaggagctcagacaagcctaccagaaaaccaaagatgCAAATGGaaagtccggggcagggccaaaaacatgccgcttctatgctgagctgcatgcaattcttggggggtccgccaccagtaccccactcctgtctgtggattccgaggtgggggtggtaatcgcagccatggctgagaattctgcggatggggaagatgaggaggacgagcttgtagagagcacacagcactccgttctccccaacagccaggagctttttctcaccctgacggaattaccctcccagccctcccaagcaattatcccagacaatgaagccatggaagggacctctg CtggaaatttttcaagcctccctactccatcccgaaggttaTCTCAGATAAGtcagcggaaaaaaaagacgcgagacgaaatgttctcggaaatcatggaagtgacctgcaatgaaagagctcatctgaatgagtggaaggacatggtagcaaagtacaggaaagatgccagtgaacgtgaggacagaagggacgctcgagatgagaggtggaggcaggaagatcagcggtggtgggatacaactctggggctgctgcgtgatcaaactgacatgctccggcatatgatggagcttcaggaatggcagcaggatcagacaggggctgcagcggcactctataaccaccctcccccctcatcatgttccttagcctccttaCCCACCAGATGA